A stretch of Imperialibacter roseus DNA encodes these proteins:
- the recO gene encoding DNA repair protein RecO — protein MLQKTRGIAINYIKYRDTSIISRIYTEDFGLQSYIVNGVRSAKSKGKMALYQPLTLLDLVIYHKDGAQLNRISEIKCFYPYQHIPFEIRKTTIGIFLGEVLSKIVRENEHDHAGQFDFVAKSLQAFDTLTANFESFHLQFLVKFTQYLGFDLVNSEDLYQQVYHLTKSDLLSKEVLEFIEFLYNAPYAHEMKTTLEVKREALKNVISFYDHHLGTLGSLKSVEVLRQILH, from the coding sequence ATGCTACAGAAAACCCGGGGCATCGCTATCAACTACATCAAATACCGGGACACATCCATTATCTCCCGCATTTACACTGAGGATTTTGGTTTGCAGTCCTACATCGTCAATGGTGTAAGGTCGGCCAAATCAAAAGGAAAGATGGCGCTATACCAGCCACTCACGTTATTGGATTTGGTCATCTATCATAAAGACGGAGCGCAACTCAATCGTATTTCAGAAATAAAGTGTTTTTATCCGTATCAACATATTCCCTTTGAAATACGAAAAACAACTATCGGTATCTTTTTAGGTGAGGTCCTGAGCAAGATCGTGAGAGAAAATGAGCATGACCATGCCGGTCAGTTTGATTTCGTAGCAAAATCCCTCCAAGCGTTCGATACGCTGACTGCCAATTTTGAAAGCTTTCATTTACAGTTTCTTGTCAAGTTTACGCAATACCTGGGCTTCGACCTGGTCAACTCCGAAGACCTGTACCAGCAGGTGTATCACCTGACGAAAAGTGATCTGCTCTCGAAAGAGGTGTTGGAGTTTATTGAGTTTTTGTACAACGCTCCCTACGCTCACGAAATGAAAACCACCCTGGAGGTTAAAAGAGAGGCTCTGAAAAATGTCATCAGCTTCTACGATCACCACCTTGGTACCCTGGGCTCACTCAAGTCGGTGGAGGTCCTACGACAAATTCTTCATTAA
- the porZ gene encoding type IX secretion system anionic LPS delivery protein PorZ — MKKKPMKPGAANAFGRPWVMIKNRKSPLISFVLLLLAIVVQAQNDIPVGQWRTHFNYNQGYGVVKLKEQIYCNAFHSLIEVDPGSTAIRKITKANGLSDVGITALAAHESSASLLIGYSNGNIDILRGSETINVNDLLRANVTSSKVINSIFAGESTFFATTSFGMLEIDLHSFQVVNDYRELGRNGTTVGILDGGIKGDSIVLATTAGIISGHRTNANLLDFRNWKRSLEGVGQIDFIEVSEEISYAASKQGRLWVNEGNGWEEITFTTKPEFLTLQNGELLYGKGNQLSKRSVNGQTSTFTLGNSSVVADAFVDGETIWFADEKNGLGQSTAEGIAYYLLNGPFESTIADVSAIGNTVFSLGGGFEYNGLIPFNRNASVSAFTKQGWEPIQPGSLSLFKDASSVASAGGSVDFYVLAYGKGIIQNSSGKLINHQTPGSLIQTNNGFVPVTAMAVDQNNNLIICSNQASNKYMMMLADGSWEPLSFIPNTAPPAVSLQQNSYGDFWGILPHSSNSGVIVFNTDSKEYRIINTGSGLPSSTVSDLAFDRDDYTWLATARGLTIVANTYEVFDAVDLLISYPVAENAFVLNEEPIQAIEVDGANRKWIGTDKGLFLLDEYGAGTLTSFTRESSPLASNNVQRLAINSSSGELFVLTSGGLVSYRTTATAPSRVMQKAKIFPNPVRPGFNGVVAIEGLTYDTVVKITNQAGRLVREMVSTGGTATWNLADYNGARVASGIYIVFAATRDGSQSVVGKIAVIN; from the coding sequence GTGAAAAAGAAGCCTATGAAGCCAGGTGCCGCAAATGCTTTTGGGAGGCCATGGGTAATGATAAAAAATAGAAAAAGTCCGCTCATCTCGTTTGTACTTCTCCTGCTGGCTATCGTCGTTCAAGCGCAAAACGACATCCCGGTAGGGCAGTGGCGAACCCACTTTAATTATAACCAGGGATATGGAGTAGTCAAGTTAAAGGAACAAATCTACTGCAACGCTTTTCACAGTTTGATAGAAGTCGACCCTGGAAGTACGGCCATTAGAAAAATCACCAAAGCCAATGGTTTAAGTGATGTGGGTATCACAGCGCTGGCGGCTCATGAGTCAAGCGCCTCTCTTCTCATTGGCTATTCCAACGGCAATATCGATATCCTCAGAGGGTCTGAGACGATCAATGTCAACGACCTGCTGCGTGCCAACGTTACTTCCAGTAAAGTCATTAACAGTATCTTCGCCGGAGAAAGCACCTTTTTCGCCACTACCAGCTTTGGCATGCTGGAAATTGACTTGCACTCATTTCAAGTTGTGAATGACTATCGGGAGCTGGGAAGAAACGGAACAACCGTAGGCATTCTGGACGGAGGCATTAAAGGAGACAGCATTGTGCTTGCCACCACAGCCGGCATTATTTCAGGCCACCGAACCAATGCTAACCTGCTTGACTTCCGCAATTGGAAGCGATCGCTTGAGGGGGTGGGCCAAATCGATTTCATTGAAGTTTCCGAGGAAATTTCCTACGCAGCAAGCAAGCAAGGGCGGCTTTGGGTGAATGAAGGAAATGGCTGGGAGGAAATCACGTTTACTACTAAACCCGAGTTTCTCACGCTGCAAAATGGAGAGTTGCTGTACGGGAAAGGAAATCAATTATCCAAACGATCTGTAAACGGACAAACCTCTACCTTTACCCTTGGAAACAGCTCAGTGGTGGCAGACGCCTTTGTCGACGGCGAAACCATCTGGTTTGCAGATGAAAAAAATGGTTTGGGCCAGTCTACGGCAGAGGGAATCGCCTACTATTTGTTGAATGGCCCGTTCGAAAGTACCATTGCCGATGTTTCGGCGATCGGCAATACAGTTTTTAGTCTGGGCGGCGGCTTCGAGTACAATGGGCTCATTCCTTTTAACCGAAACGCTTCTGTGTCGGCTTTCACAAAGCAGGGCTGGGAGCCCATTCAGCCGGGTAGCCTTTCTCTTTTTAAGGATGCTTCTTCAGTTGCTTCGGCAGGGGGCTCCGTCGATTTTTATGTCCTGGCCTACGGAAAAGGAATTATTCAAAACAGCTCTGGCAAGCTCATCAACCACCAAACACCAGGAAGCCTCATTCAGACGAACAACGGCTTTGTGCCAGTTACAGCCATGGCCGTAGATCAAAATAACAACCTGATTATCTGCTCCAATCAGGCCAGCAACAAGTACATGATGATGCTTGCCGACGGAAGCTGGGAGCCTCTTAGTTTTATCCCGAATACAGCACCGCCAGCCGTTTCTCTTCAGCAAAACAGCTACGGCGATTTCTGGGGCATTTTGCCACATTCCTCAAATAGCGGTGTAATAGTTTTCAACACCGACTCGAAAGAATACCGAATCATCAACACGGGATCAGGCCTCCCCTCCTCGACAGTGTCCGACCTCGCCTTTGACAGAGACGACTATACCTGGCTGGCAACGGCTAGGGGGTTAACCATCGTGGCCAACACCTACGAGGTGTTCGACGCAGTCGACCTTTTGATCTCCTACCCGGTGGCGGAGAATGCCTTTGTGTTGAACGAAGAACCCATTCAGGCGATAGAAGTAGATGGAGCGAACAGAAAATGGATTGGAACGGACAAAGGCTTGTTCCTTCTCGACGAGTATGGCGCAGGAACGCTGACCTCTTTTACGAGAGAAAGCAGCCCATTGGCCAGCAACAATGTGCAGCGCCTGGCAATCAACAGCAGCTCTGGTGAACTATTCGTGCTTACTTCTGGCGGCCTGGTGTCGTACAGAACAACGGCGACAGCTCCAAGCAGGGTCATGCAAAAGGCAAAAATCTTCCCAAACCCTGTGAGGCCTGGCTTCAATGGCGTGGTGGCTATCGAGGGTCTTACTTACGATACTGTAGTGAAAATCACCAACCAAGCAGGTCGCCTGGTCAGAGAAATGGTCAGCACAGGCGGAACAGCAACCTGGAACCTGGCCGACTACAACGGAGCCAGGGTTGCTTCGGGCATTTACATTGTGTTTGCTGCCACCAGAGATGGCAGTCAGTCGGTAGTTGGCAAAATTGCTGTAATCAACTAG
- a CDS encoding thymidine kinase encodes MLIEPHLEGSGRESRRSGWIEVICGSMFSGKTEELIRRLNRAVIAGQKVEIFKPAIEKRYHDKNVVSHNDRSIRSTPVQFADDVVLLAGESQVVGIDEAQFFDSEIVNVSIALANKGKRVILAGLDMDFMGKPFGSMPQLMAVAEFVTKIHAICMNCGDVASYSYRTSLGKEKIMLGEKEAYEARCRKCFWEAMGNDKK; translated from the coding sequence ATGCTAATAGAGCCACATTTGGAAGGGTCTGGAAGGGAAAGCCGCAGGTCGGGCTGGATTGAAGTAATCTGCGGTTCCATGTTTTCGGGCAAAACAGAAGAGCTTATCCGGCGGCTGAACCGAGCCGTAATTGCAGGGCAAAAAGTCGAAATATTTAAGCCAGCTATCGAAAAAAGATACCATGATAAAAATGTGGTATCGCACAACGACCGAAGCATCCGATCAACCCCTGTTCAGTTTGCTGACGATGTGGTTCTGCTGGCCGGTGAGAGCCAGGTGGTAGGCATCGACGAAGCTCAATTTTTTGACAGCGAAATCGTTAATGTGAGTATAGCGCTGGCAAATAAGGGTAAGCGGGTGATACTGGCAGGACTGGACATGGATTTTATGGGCAAGCCATTTGGCTCCATGCCGCAACTAATGGCTGTTGCTGAATTTGTGACAAAAATCCATGCAATATGCATGAACTGTGGCGACGTTGCTTCTTATTCTTATCGTACTTCGCTCGGAAAAGAAAAAATAATGCTCGGTGAAAAAGAAGCCTATGAAGCCAGGTGCCGCAAATGCTTTTGGGAGGCCATGGGTAATGATAAAAAATAG
- a CDS encoding 2Fe-2S iron-sulfur cluster-binding protein, whose product MPKIVIQNLNNKRLFSENSGRTLLSILQENYIDWMHACGGKGRCTTCKAIVHEGLAQLGGLTEAEKRYVEMGRLESNERLACQCLVSNDIEISVADENKFPHIDYSG is encoded by the coding sequence ATGCCCAAGATCGTTATACAAAACCTGAATAACAAACGCCTATTCAGCGAAAATAGTGGCCGAACCCTCCTTTCTATTTTACAGGAAAACTACATTGACTGGATGCACGCCTGCGGCGGCAAAGGCCGATGCACAACCTGTAAGGCCATCGTCCATGAAGGACTGGCCCAGCTTGGCGGGTTGACCGAAGCGGAAAAGAGGTATGTGGAAATGGGCAGGCTCGAAAGCAATGAGCGCCTGGCCTGCCAGTGCCTGGTGTCGAACGATATTGAAATAAGTGTGGCGGATGAAAATAAATTCCCGCATATTGACTACTCAGGATAA
- a CDS encoding DUF4399 domain-containing protein: protein MRKILLGAMVAFGVYACSSPKTENTEETASTPEATETVAKAVKPRVFFKSPADGATVSNPVFVEMGVEGMQIEPAGQVKEGFGHHHILINQEFWPKGEVIPASDSTIHFGKGQTDTQLELAPGDYTISLQFADGVHTSYGPEMATSIKITVK from the coding sequence ATGAGAAAAATTCTTTTAGGAGCTATGGTAGCATTTGGTGTATATGCATGCTCTAGTCCAAAAACGGAAAACACAGAAGAAACAGCCAGCACTCCGGAAGCAACAGAAACTGTTGCCAAAGCAGTTAAGCCCCGGGTGTTTTTCAAATCTCCTGCCGACGGAGCTACGGTAAGCAACCCAGTATTTGTGGAAATGGGTGTGGAAGGCATGCAGATTGAACCGGCAGGACAGGTTAAAGAAGGTTTTGGCCATCATCATATACTTATCAATCAGGAGTTTTGGCCAAAAGGCGAGGTAATTCCTGCCAGTGATTCAACCATTCACTTTGGCAAAGGCCAGACTGACACGCAGCTTGAACTTGCTCCGGGCGACTACACTATATCGCTACAATTCGCTGACGGTGTTCACACATCGTATGGCCCTGAAATGGCCACCAGCATTAAGATTACCGTGAAGTAA